A window of Leptolyngbya sp. SIO1E4 genomic DNA:
GGCGCTAGTTCTTCTCGACTGCGGCCAGCATCTTGGAAGTTGGACAACATCAGAAACCGTTTGACGAGTTGGTCGATCAACTCATCTGCAGGTGCCTCATCATAATCAGCAATATAACCCCAGATATCAGTCAGGTCTTGCTCAGCCGCGACCGATAAGCGAAACTCTCTGTCCATCAGAGATTACGCTTCCGCCTTGCGAGCCCGTCCACGGGCTTTGATACGATCCGCCAGTGCTCCAGCAGTGTCTTCCGTATAGGTCGCATACTCACCAGCTTCCACCTGGTCGATACCAATTTGGATATCGTGCTTGAGGGCCTCAAACTTCAGCAGTTGAAGCTGCTCTTCCAAACGAGCCAGTCTATCTTGCAGTGCTTGAAAAGCCCGTGCATCCTGG
This region includes:
- a CDS encoding type II toxin-antitoxin system RelE/ParE family toxin — encoded protein: MDREFRLSVAAEQDLTDIWGYIADYDEAPADELIDQLVKRFLMLSNFQDAGRSREELAPGLRSFPVKQYVIFYRVISEGIEVIRVLHGSRDMDQVFAEAVAQDEAITDPDQKTSEE
- a CDS encoding type II toxin-antitoxin system Phd/YefM family antitoxin — its product is MTILVENIRSLTDFRRNTKEYVEGLQQTKLPMVLTVNGEAAVVVQDARAFQALQDRLARLEEQLQLLKFEALKHDIQIGIDQVEAGEYATYTEDTAGALADRIKARGRARKAEA